The DNA window AACCTGAAAGCAAATTCCAACAATTATATTTTTTCCAAATGGAATATCGACGATGACGGATATAATGCCGGAAAGAATGAAGAGAATATTTTCCTTCCCGATGCCGGAACCTATGTGATCCAGCACCAGACGATAGGAGTTGGAGGCACTGTATCGGGTACTTCCAGCGGAACTATTGTAGTGCCAACTTCTGATCCTGTAGCAGGAAATATGATCCAGGGAGGAAGGTTCGATACTCCGGATGAAATTGCCAAATGGTCTAAGCATACCATCAGTGCATCCGGAGCCCAATGGGTTTTTGCCAACGGGAAAGCAACCATTGTGGCCAATGGAGGAAGCCAGCAGGGGATCTATCAGGCTGTGAACGTTGTGGCAGGACAGAAGTATGCCATTGATATGGTGGTTTCTTCGGAATCTGCCCTTGTCGATACCTGGTTTGAAGTATATGTCCTGAACAGCATGCCGGTTACAGGCCAGGACATCAGCGGAACGGTTTACCGCAACATCAATACCTGGGCAGGATGCGGAAAGTCAGCGTTCAAAGGTAAAGTGTCATCGGTGGGTTGTGACAGCCCTAAAAACGGGGGCGTTTTCACGGCAACCACCACAGGAACCGTTTACCTGGAAATCAAGTGCGGAGGAACAACCGTCAACAGCCTTAGCGTAGACAAAGTGGAATTCCGGAGAACACAATAATTTTCATTATGAAATCACACAATTCATATAGTTTATTTATGAGAAGTGCTGCACTTTGCGGTGTAGCGCTTCTCTCTTTTTTGGGGTGCAGCAGCACTTCATCAGATTTGGCCAATAACGAGAATCCGGTTAACGGCGGTGGCGGGACTACAGGTGATCCTGTGGATGTATGGCTGACGAAGGGTGACCAGTCGGTCAAACTGCAACAGCAGACCGCAGTATACTTTACTTCAGCATCCAACAGCTATCCGAGCATAGAGATCGATGCTTCCAAAGTCTTTCAGACGGTGGATGGCTTTGGCTATACCCTGACTGGCGGAAGCGTGGAAGTGATCAATCAGCTGACTGCCGCAAAGAAACAGGAATTACTGAATGACCTGTTCAGCAGCTCCGGAATCGGGATCAGTTACCTGAGGATCAGCATCGGAGCTTCGGATCTTAACAGTGAAGTGTTCTCATATGATGATATGCCGGCAGGCCAGACCGACCTTAGTCTTTCGCAGTTTAGCCTTACCAAGGATCAGGCAGTTATTCAGATGCTGAAAGATATCCTCGTGATCAACCCGAACATCAAAATCCTGACAACACCATGGTCGCCGCCGGTTTGGATGAAGGATAACGGAAGTACCATCGGCGGAAGCCTGAAACCCGAATATTACAATGTGTATGCACAGTATTTTGTAAAATACATCCAGGCTATGAAAGCACAGGGGATTACGGTTCATGCCGTTACGCCTCAGAATGAGCCTTTGCATCCTGGGAACAATCCCAGCCTGTATATGACAGCTGCCAATCAGGCTGCATTCATCAAAAATAATCTGGGTCCTGCTTTTCAGGCAGCCAACATCAATACCAAAATCATTGCCTACGATCATAACTGCGACAATCCGGCCTATCCTCTGGCAGTCCTGAATGATACTGGCGCTAATCCTTATGTGGACGGATCCGCATTTCATTTGTACGCAGGTGATATTTCAGCATTGAGTACTGTGCATAATTTATATCCGGATAAAAATGTTTATTTCACTGAGCAATGGACCAGTTCCACCGGGAATTTCTCCGGAGATTTGGATTGGCACGTAAAAAACATTATTATTGGATCTATGAGAAACTGGAGCAAAACCGCACTGGAGTGGAATGTAGCCAACAATGCCTCATTCGGGCCGCATACGCCCGGAGGATGTACGCAATGCAAAGGTGCAGTAACCATTAATGGCGGAAACAGCTATGAAAAAAATGTAGCGTACTACATCATTGCCCATGCTTCCAAATTTGTTCCGGTAAATTCCCAGCGGATTGCTTCCACAGAGACCGGTAACCTTTCTACGGTGGCTTTTAAAACGCCGGCAGGAAAGACGGTCCTGATTGTGCAGAACGGCAGTTCAACGGATCAGACATTTAATATCAAATACAATCAGAAAACAGCTCCTGTAACCATTTCAGGACACTCAGCAGCGACGTATATCTTTTAAAAAAGCATATGAAAAGAGTTTATTTCTTACTGGCCGTTGCAGCCTTCGGGATGAATGCATCCGGACAGAAAACGGCAGACCAGAAAGCCTCCGAACTGTTATCTAAAATGACATTGGAGGAAAAAATAGGGCAGTTGGTCCAGTACAGCGGCTTTGAATACGCCACCGGTCCGCAAAACACCAATTCTGCAACCGTTCTGGAAGAAATAAAAAAAGGTAAGGTAGGATCCATGCTCAATGTAGCCGGATCCGAAGAGACCAGAAACTTTCAGAAGCTGGCGTTACAGTCGCGGCTGAAAATCCCGTTGCTTTTCGGGCAGGATGTGATCCACGGATACAGAACTACCTTTCCGGTGAATATCGGACAGGCAGCCAGCTGGGACCTCACACTTATTGAACAGTCAGAAAGGATTGCGGCTACGGAAGCTTCCGCTTACGGAATCCACTGGACTTTTGCCCCAATGGTTGATATCGCCAGAGATCCGAGATGGGGAAGGGTGATGGAAGGCTCCGGGGAAGATACTTACTTAGGAACCCGGATCGGGTTGGCAAGAATCAGGGGATTCCAGGGAAAAGGATTAGGCAATCTTGATGCGATCATGGCCTGTGCAAAGCATTTTGCGGCCTACGGTGCTGCAGTGGGCGGACGGGATTATAATTCGGTCGACATGAGCCTGCGGCAGCTTAATGAAACCTACCTTCCGCCGTTTAAGGCTGCTGCGGAAGCCGGAGTAGCTACATTCATGAACTCGTTCAATGATATCAACGGTATTCCTGCTACCACCAACCGGTATATCCTGAGGGATTTGCTGAAGGGACAGTGGAATTACAGGGGATTCGTGGTGTCTGACTGGGGCAGCATCGGGGAAATGGTGGCGCATGGCTATGCCAGAGATAATAAGGAAGCGGCTGAAAAAGCCATTATTGCCGGCAGTGATATGGACATGGAAAGCCGTGCCTACATGGCTGAACTCCCAAGGCTTGTTCAGGAAGGTAAAGTTGATTCTAAGCTGATTGATGATGCTGCACGGAGAATTCTGATCAAAAAATTCGAAATGGGTTTATTTGATGATCCTTACCGTTTCAGCAGTGAAAAAAGACAGCAGCAGCAGACCAATAACCGGGAGAACAGGAAATTCGGAAGGGAATTCGGCTCAAAGAGTATTGTTTTGATGAAAAACCAGGACAACATCCTGCCACTTTCGAGGTCCGTAAAGACAGTAGCTTTAATCGGCCCTTTCGGAAAAGAGACCACGGCAAACCACGGCTTCTGGTCGGTGGCATTTAAAGATGACAATCAAAGGATCATCAGTCAGTTCGACGGTATCAGAAGCCAGTTGGATAAAAATTCTACCTTGCTGTATGCGAAAGGCGCCAATGCGGATGACCAGGACAGATCCATGTTTGCAGAGGCCGTTGCAACCGCGAAAAAAGCTGATGTAGTCATCATGACTTTAGGGGAAGGCCATGCGATGAGCGGTGAAGCCAAGAGCCGGAGCAATATTCATTTTTCGGGTGTCCAGGAAGATTTACTGAAAGAAATCGCCAAAACCGGTAAACCGATTGTCCTGATGATCAATGCAGGAAGGCCGCTGGTGTTCGACTGGGCAGCAGATAACATTCCGGCCATCATGTATACCTGGTGGCTTGGAACGGAAGCCGGAAACTCTATTGCGGATGTACTCTTCGGATCGGTAAATCCGGGCGGGAAGCTGCCAATGACGTTCCCAAGAACCGAAGGACAGATTCCGGTATATTACAATCACTACAATACAGGAAGGCCGGCAAAAAACAATACGGACAGGAATTATGTTTCTGCCTATATCGATCTCGATAATGATCCGAAATTCCCTTTCGGGTACGGGCTGAGCTATACCACTTTCAGGTATTCCGATATGAGTTTAAGTTCGGCAAATCTTACAGGAAACCAGGCCCTGGACATCAGTGTTACTGTCTCCAATACCGGAAAATACGACGGTGAAGAGGTGGTACAGCTTTACATCAGGGATCTGGTAGGAAAAGTGGTAAGGCCTGTAAAGGAGCTGAAAGGCTTCCAGAAAGTCTTAATTAAAAAAGGGGAACAGAAAACGGTTCATTTCAGACTGACCACCCAGGACCTTAAGTTTTACGATGATGCACTGAATTACGACTGGGAACCCGGCGAGTATGACATTATGGTAGGAACTGATTCGCAACAGGTGCAAACCAAAAGAATTACATGGTTAAAATAAATAGTTTTTACAGACAGAAGCGGGATAACACCCGCTTTTGGCGGTAAAGGACATCAGGTTCCGGTAATGACGATTTAATAATAAACTTAAATTTTGAAGATGAAGATTCGATATATGCTTAGCCTTTTTACCGGAGGATTGCTGGTTTTTTCTGCATGCAGTTGTATTTCCTGGCTTTCACATCCACGCAGCAGGCTGGTCTGGAATGATGAATTCAATGGAAAAGGTTTGCCGGATTCCACCAAATGGAATTATGATGTCGGTGGCCACGGCTACGGAAATAATGAAGAACAGTTCTACACGAAAAACCGACCGGAAAATGCCAGGCTGGAAGATGGAAAGCTGGTCATTGAAGCCAGGAAAGAACAGTGGGAAGGTAATACATATACGTCTGCAAGGCTTTTGACTAAAGGAAAGTTCTCTTTTCAGTACGGTACCGTGGAGGTGAGGGCAAAGCTACCCAAAGGACGAGGAACCTGGCCTGCCATCTGGATGATGAGTGAGAAAATGAAAAAATGGCCGGATGACGGAGAACTGGATATTATGGAGCATGTAGGTTACCACCAGGGATACATCCATGCTTCCGTTCATACGAAGAAATATAACCACATCATCGGAACCCAGAAAACAGATACCCTTGTTGTACAGGATGCCAGTGAACAGTTCCATGTTTATAAAGGGGTCTGGACACCTGAAAAGATTGATGTATATGTGGATAAACAGAAGTATTTCACGTATGAAAACAGGGAAAAGACCTATGACGCATGGCCGTTTGACCAGCCCTATTTTCTCATCCTGAATCTTGCCATCGGCGGCTTCTGGGGTGGTAAAGAGGGCATTGATGACCGTATATTTCCGCAAAAGTTTGAGATTGATTATGTAAGGGTTTACCAGAACCGATAAATGACCGGTTAAAATTCCCATCTTTTTGATAAAAATAAAAATTCGGAAGAGTTTTTGATAGGGAGCAATATAAAAGAAAAAGAAATTATGAAGAAAATAGTCGTGAGCTGCCTGGTAATAGGAGCAGTTTTTAATGCAAGTGCACAAAATTACTGGAAGAAAAATGCAGGGAAGACAGCCCGGGTGATCCTTACTGATGCTAAAACACAGGAGAAGATGGCCGATAAGGGAGTGGTGAAATTTGTGAAAATGGACCAGCCCAAAGAAACTGATGCCTGTATTTTTGTAGATCCTGACTTTAAATACCAGAAACTGATCGGAATTGGTGGGGCCATTACAGATGCATCTGCGGAGACATTCTATAAAATGCCGAAGAATAAACAGAAAGAAATCATTGATGCTTATTACGGTAAAGACGGACTGGGCTATACAGTTGCCCGTACCAACATGAATTCCTGTGATTTTTCAAGTGATTCGTACACCTATGTCCGGGACAATGATACGTCGCTGAAGTCATTCAATGTGGCCCATGACGAGAAATATAAGATCCCGATGATCAAAGAAGCGCAGAAAGCTGTCGGGAAAGATTTTACATTTTACTTTTCACCCTGGAGCCCTCCGGCATGGATGAAGTCGAACAAAAGCATGCTGAAAGGCGGAAGGCTTGAAAACCAGTTCTACCAGACTTGGGCAGAGTATTATATCAGATTCATCAAAGAATATGAGAAAAGGGGAATCAACGTATGGGGATTAACCGTTCAGAATGAGCCGATGGCTACACAGACGTGGGAATCCTGCATTTATACGGCGGAAGAAGAAGGGCAGTTCCTCAGAAACAACCTCGGGCCTACGCTCTGGAAGAACGGATATAAAGATAAGAAAGTCATGATCTGGGACCATAACCGTGACCTGATCTACCAGAGAGCCACTACTACACTGAGTGATCCGGAAACATCCAAATACGCTTCTGGGATCGGCTACCACTGGTACGAGACCTGGAATAACAAAACCCAGCTTTTTGATAACCTTCTGGAAACCCAGCGCGCATTCCCGGATAAGTTTTTAGCCTTCACGGAAGGATGCAAAGAGCAATTCAGCCTCGATAAAATTTACGAAGTAAGCCTGGGCGAGCTGTATGGTAAAAATATGATCAATGATTTCAATAAAGGTACCGCACTATGGACGGACTGGAATGTACTGCTGGATGAAACCGGCGGGCCGAACCATGTCGGGAATTTCTGTTTTGCGCCTATTATTGCTGATACCAAAACCGGAGAAGTGCATTATACCTATGAATATTATTACATCGGGCATGTGTCCAAATTTGTAAAACCTGCTGCACGCAGGATCGGGACTTCGTCCAACAGGGCTGCGCTGACCTCAACGACATTCATGAATGAAAACGGACAGCTCGTGACGGTCATCATGAATGATTCCGATACGGATATCCAGGCCAACCTTTGGATCGAAGGCATGGCTGCCGCACTACCGGCGCCGGCCCATTCCATTCAGACCATATTGTTATAACGAATACAACAAAACTTCATATTAACAGTTATTTTTTGCGGTATCGGCGGCACTGAAAGTGCCGCCGATACTTTTTTGCTGTATTCCGGAAAACAAAAAAACCGGAAAGTTCAACTTTCCGGCCTGTATATTTTGGATCAGTGATCACTTATTCGACATCATATTTGCTGATTACCTTCTGGGTAACGCCTGAGCTGCTGAAGCCTCCGTCGTGGAACAGGTTCTGCATCGTTACTTTTTTCGTCAGGTCTGAGAATAAAGTTACACAGTAATTCGCACAGTCAAGAGCCGTAGCATTCCCAAGCGGTGACATATCTTCTGCATATCCAAGGAATCCTCCGAATCCTTTTACACCGCTTCCTGCAGTGGTAGGGGTAGGAGACTGGGAAACAGTATTAACCCGTACTTTTCTTTCTCCCCAGTAGTTTCCGAATGTTCTCGCAATACTTTCAAGATAGGCTTTGTTATCAGACATATCATTATAATCCGGGAATGTTCTCTGGGCAGCAATATAGCTTAACGCCAGGATGCTTCCCCATTCATTCATACAGTCTTTCTCCCATGCCACACGCATTACTTTGTGGAAAGAAACCGCTGAAACGTCCCAGCCTTTTTCTAACCAGTCGTAGTTCATTTCCGTATAATGTTTGCCCTTTCTTACGTTAACAGACATTCCTATAGAGTGAAGGATAAAATCGATCTTACCGAATTTGGCAACCGCAGCATCAAAAAGTTTTTCCAGATCTTCAATAGAAGTTGCATCAGCTCCGATAATATCTGAGCCTGTTTTTTCTGCAAGAGCATTCAGTTCTCCCATTCTCATGGCGATAGGTGCGTTGGATAAGATAAATTCTGCACCCTCTTCATGACATCTCTCTGCCACTTTCCATGCGATAGACTGTTCATTAAGCGCTCCGAAAATAATTCCTTTTTTGCCTTTAAGTAAACCGTATGACATATTTTCTAATGTTTATTAGGTACAAATGTAGCGATATTTGTGTTTACAGCATAATAAAAAACGGAGCCTCTTATAAAAAGGCTCCGTTTTTTTTGAAAATATTTATAAAACTGAAATTAATTGGTTTTTTTGTTCCATTCTGCCTTTACATCTTCTGCGGCATCTTTGGTTTTTTCCCATGCATCATTGGCTTTGTCTTTGATGTTTTCCCATGCATCGGAAGCATTATCTTTTACTTTATCGAACCAGTCTTCCTGACTTGCCTCCTGATCGTTGGCTCTTTTTTCGTTGATATAATCTTTTGCTCTGTCAGCTAAATCCTCAACTTTCCATTTTGTGTTGTCCGCAGCATTTTTCAAAGAATTTTCTGTTTTGTCTACTGCGTTTTCTGCTTTGTTATAATCTGAATTGTTCATAATAAATATATTTGTGTATTATATTCTGAAATAAACAATAACCGTTCCTAAAAATGTGGTACTCTGTTAAAATTTTCATAATATTTTTTGATCCTGTTGAATCTTTATCTGAACAGATATTTCTTAGAATAGCAATCCAAAACTTCATTGCTTATATCCGGTTCCGGATCTTCTACCTGTATCATACAGATCAGTTAAGTTCATCCAGGCTGATCAGGCTGACGGGTTTTAATAAAAAAAAATCATCCATAATACTATGAATGATTTTAATCTGTCACCTGTTTGGCAGCCCTGTTATGAAATGATCCTGTCCAGTACCCAGGTAATCAGCCTTTTTTCAGAAGCATGGTGATCCGCGGAAAACTCGCCTCTTCTCCTGTTGGCGATGACGTTATTCACTGTAATGGCTTTATGGCCCAATAATTTGGATAAAGCGTAAATGGCAGAGGTCTCCATTTCAAAATTGGTCACTCCGAGGTCGTTCAGTGTTTCGAGAAACTGGTCATCAAGTGCCTTCAGGCGAAGCTGCCTTCCCTGCGGAGCATAAAATCCGGGGAACGTAGCCGTATTTCCATGGTATGCAGCATCTTTGTACAGGTTTCCCAGTTCTTCAGACCATTCGGAGAAGTACAGCATCGGCTTGATACTCGGATACGGGAATTTTTCCATGAATTTTTTTGAGAATTCATTGTCAAACCGGTAGTCCTGATAAAAATGCATCAGTCCGTCAAGGCCCACTACATTCTGTGTTACCAGCATATTGTCAACCTGAACGTCAGGGTTTACACTGCCGCAGGTTCCCATCCTGAATAGCTGCAGTGAAGAATGCTCTGCCTTGAATTCTTTATGTTTAAGATCGATATTGACTAAGGCATCCAGCTCATTCATGACAATATCAATATTCTCCGTCCCGATACCTGTGGACATCACGGTGATCCTTTCACCACGTAAAGTTCCGGTATGGGTATAAAATTCCCTTTTGTTTTTTCTGATCTCTACCGAATCAAAGTAGGCCGAAACTTTGGGTACCCGGTCCGGATCTCCTACAAGGATAATTTTTTCAGCAATATCTTCCGGGAGAAGATTGAGGTGGTAAACGCTTCCGTCATCATTCAGAACAAGCTCTGAAGCAGCAAGTTTATTTAGCATATATTATATATTATTTGTGGTGAGGCATTCATAAGGTAAGAACCTCAGATTATCCGCCGACTCTTTTTGTTTTAAATCCCATATCCTTCAGGATCTCCATGATTTTGTCACGGTTATCGCCCTGAATAACGATGATCCCGTCTTTTTCCGAACCTCCGATTCCCAGTGTGGTCTTGATTTTCTTTGAAATCTTTTTGAGTTCCTCTTCACTGCCTTCCCAGCCTTCAATCAGGGTTACGGGCTTGCCGTTCCTGCCTTTCTTTTCAAATTTGCATACCAGAGGTTCTTTCTGCCTGAATTGTTCTTCCGGCATTGTAAAGTCCTGTTCCTCATGTTCAGGAAAGAGGTTTTTCAGTTGATCTCGTAAGTCCATGAAGCAAAATTAAAAATAATATTCTGTAAAACGGATCCGGCAGAAGATAAAAGTTGCCACAGAACAAAACTTTTACCTTATCACAAGAGTGTGTAATATTTTATTAATTTTGATTGTTGTATCATCAACACACTCTTATGAGTTAAAAAAATAACTTCTTTTTAGCAGCTGCGGTACTGTTCATTTCTGCATCTGTATATGCACAGAAAGGATTTTCTACGGATCCCCTGCAGACTGTTTTCGAAACCGGAGATACCAAGAGGTTCTGGCAGGCTTTCGACAGCATGCCGGCCTCATCCGGTAATCCGTTTACTGAATACGTCAATGAAGGGTCACCGGGAGTAAAGGGATTTATTCTCTACAGGATCATCAATGCAGATTCATTGTATATAACTGTAAAAAACAATCAGGAAAAATATTTGAAAAGCAGGAATGTACTTACCGGAATCGGGGCCAAAGAAAAAAGGACTAAATCAATTTATGCGGCTATGAAGTACTGGTACCCGAAAGCAACATTTCCGCCGGTATATTTTGTCTATGGAAGATTGACTTCGGGCGGGACAGTATCCGGTGACGGGATCATCATCGGTACTGAAATGCTTAAAGACCTGGATGGCATTACAGCGCTGATCGCACATGAGCTCATCCATTTTCAGCAGGATGTCAAAGGAATAACTCTCTGCTTAAACAATCGCTTGTTGAAGGCGGCGCAGATTTTATCGGAGAGCTGATTTCGAGTGAAAACATCAATTCTGATAAATACAGGTATGGAGATGCCCATGCGGAACAGCTGTACCGGGAATTTGTCAGCAGGCTGAAAGATGAAAAGTTAGAAGACTGGCTCTATGGGACGAGCAAAAAAGATGACCGGCCCAATGACCTGGGATACTGGATAGGCTATAAAATAACAGAGGCTTATTTCAACAGGCAGAATGACAAACACAAAGCGGTTAACGATATCCTTCATATGAAAGATCCGCTGGTATTTCTCAGAGAGAGCGGGTTTTTAGATTCTTATATCCAGGATTACACACATTCAGGAAGCAATATATTTGATGATTTTTTCAAAGAATATTCAGATGAGACCTATCCGGTACAAATTACAGTGAAGGTTCCGAAGCCGGATGATGAGGTCTATATTACCGGCAATCAGCCGGAACTGGGCAGCTGGAACCCTTCAATGGTGAAAATGCACCGGAAAAAGCTTACGAGAGAACCATCAACATCAGGGTCCATCTTCCTGCCCAATTTAAGTTTACCGGTGGTAGCTGGAGCAGGGAGGCAGAGGTAAAAGGCATAAGCACCTGGCTGAACATCAAAGTAGACAGTATCAGGTCCAAAAACCTTCAGTATCAGGTGGTCAGCTGGAAATGATTTCTTGCAATCATATATTTAGAGAATAATTTAATCAAAATTTAAGAACCGCTGATTCTTAAATTCATCTAAAATTGAATAAATTTGTGTTATAAAGTTTATACAAAATGTCGAAAAAAGCAATATTAGCCATCCTTGACGGATGGGGGCTGGGCACCAATCCTGATGTTTCAGCTCTGGATAAAGCCAATACACCATTCATAGACAGCTGTTACCAGAAATTTCCGCATACGACTCTTGAAGCCAGCGGCCTAGCAGTAGGACTGCCTGTAGGGCAGATGGGAAATTCAGAAGTAGGGCATATGAACCTGGGAGCGGGCAGGGTGGTATACCAGAACCTCGTAAAACTGAATATGGCCGTGGAAAACGGCACTTTGGGACAGGAAAAAGCCATTCAGGATGCTTTTGAATACGCAATGAGAGAAAATAAAAAGGTACACTTCATCGGATTGGTTTCCGATGGCGGTGTGCATTCGCATATCAACCATTTGAAAGGATTGCTTACGGCAGCAAAAGCCTTTGGTTTTAAAGAAAACGTCTATGTGCATGCCTTTACAGACGGCAGGGACTGTGATCCGCATTCAGCAGTTGGTTTTATCCAGGATCTGGAAAAACATATGGAAACCACTGTCGGAAGGCTGGCAACCGTGGTCGGAAGGTATTATGCCATGGACCGGGATAAAAGATGGGAGCGTGTCAAGCTGGCTTATGATGCGCTTGTGGAAGGCGTAGGATTGCAGACAACCGATGCCATTGCAGCCATCCAGGCTTCTTATAAGGATAATGTAACCGATGAATTCATAAAGCCGATCATCCTTACCAAAACAACAGCCATAGGCAATATTGTGCCGATGGCGAAAATTGATGACAATGATGTGGTGATCTGCTTCAACTTCCGTACAGACCGAGGGCGTGAAATTACCGAAGTGCTTTCCCAGCAGGATTTTCCGGAGTATTTCATGAGGAAACTGCCTTTGTACTATGTGACTTTAACCAATTATGACAAGACATTCAAAGATGTTCACGTGGTATTTGACGAAGAAGTGCTGAAAGATACCATGGGAGAAGTGCTGGAAAGAAACGGCAGAAGCCAGATCCGTATTGCGGAAACTGAAAAATATCCGCATGTTACCTTTTTCTTTTCCGGAGGACGTGAAGAGGAATTTGAAGGCGAGCGCAGGCTGTTATGCCCAAGCCCGAAAGATGTGCCTACCTATGATCTGAAACCTGAAATGTCTGCTTATGACATTACCAATGCCATCATTCCTGAAATTGAGCACGGAACAGCTGATTTTATCTGTCTGAACTTTGCCAATACGGATATGGTGGGGCATACCGGTGTTTTCTCAGCAGCGGTAAAAGCAGCGGAAACCGTAGATGAATGCATCGGGAAAGTAGCTACAGCTGCCTATGAAAACGGGTACGCCGTTTTCATCCTTGCCGATCACGGAAATTCTGATGTGATGATCAATCCGGACGGAACACCGAACACCCAGCATTCCACTAACCTTGTGCCGTTCATCGTGATGGATAAAGACCATACCTGGAACCTGAAACCAGGTAAACTGGGAGATGTGGCTCCTACCATTCTCAACGTTATGGGAGTGGAGATCCCGGCTGTCATGACAGGAGACATATTAGTCAGCTAGACCAACAATATAATCCGAAAAATACCGTTATTTAAACCATAACGGTATTTTTTTATGATGAATATCACAGGAATGCTTGTTATGCTTACAATAATAAGTTATATCTTTGTCAATTAAATCTAAATAGTAATAATGTATCAGCAGCTAGTAAGGAAAGAAGTAATGGGGATGTTGGAAAAGGAAGTAGGTTCTTTTCTTGAGAAATTTTTGACGCCCATTGAGAAAATATGGCAGCCTTCCGATTACCTTCCAGACCCGTCAAGTGCAGATTTTAAATATGACCTGGAAGAAATACAGACTTTCGCCAGGGAAATGCCTTATGATCTTTTTGTAACCCTGATCGGTGACTGTATTACCGAAGAGGCACTACCTTCGTATGAATCCTGGCTGATGGGCGTAGACGGAGTGAACCAGGAAGAAAAAGTAGGCTGGGTA is part of the Chryseobacterium camelliae genome and encodes:
- the gpmI gene encoding 2,3-bisphosphoglycerate-independent phosphoglycerate mutase, producing MSKKAILAILDGWGLGTNPDVSALDKANTPFIDSCYQKFPHTTLEASGLAVGLPVGQMGNSEVGHMNLGAGRVVYQNLVKLNMAVENGTLGQEKAIQDAFEYAMRENKKVHFIGLVSDGGVHSHINHLKGLLTAAKAFGFKENVYVHAFTDGRDCDPHSAVGFIQDLEKHMETTVGRLATVVGRYYAMDRDKRWERVKLAYDALVEGVGLQTTDAIAAIQASYKDNVTDEFIKPIILTKTTAIGNIVPMAKIDDNDVVICFNFRTDRGREITEVLSQQDFPEYFMRKLPLYYVTLTNYDKTFKDVHVVFDEEVLKDTMGEVLERNGRSQIRIAETEKYPHVTFFFSGGREEEFEGERRLLCPSPKDVPTYDLKPEMSAYDITNAIIPEIEHGTADFICLNFANTDMVGHTGVFSAAVKAAETVDECIGKVATAAYENGYAVFILADHGNSDVMINPDGTPNTQHSTNLVPFIVMDKDHTWNLKPGKLGDVAPTILNVMGVEIPAVMTGDILVS
- a CDS encoding carbohydrate-binding module family 20 domain-containing protein; translation: MKDPLVFLRESGFLDSYIQDYTHSGSNIFDDFFKEYSDETYPVQITVKVPKPDDEVYITGNQPELGSWNPSMVKMHRKKLTREPSTSGSIFLPNLSLPVVAGAGRQR
- a CDS encoding translation initiation factor: MDLRDQLKNLFPEHEEQDFTMPEEQFRQKEPLVCKFEKKGRNGKPVTLIEGWEGSEEELKKISKKIKTTLGIGGSEKDGIIVIQGDNRDKIMEILKDMGFKTKRVGG